The window TAGAGAATGCGTTGATGCTCTCCACTAGAACTTGTATGGATGCAGAGTCCCCTTTGCACATCAATATCAGGTCATCTGCAAAGATGAAGTGATTGAGCCCCAATTTTTTACATCTGGGGTGATATTTGAAGCTGCTCGATCTACTGGATGCTTTTAGTGTTCTAGACAAGTACTTGATCCCTATGACAAAGAGGAGGGGATAGATTGGGTCTCCTTTTAGGATACCTCTTCTTCACTGAAACTACTGAGAAGGCTGGCCATTTAGCATAATAGCAAATTGAGCGGTCGAGATGCAAGTGTAGACTATGCTGATAAATGTTTCAGGAAATTTCAGGGCTATCATCATGTTTGTAATAAAATCCCAGTCCATCATGTCATATGCTTTACGGAGATCCAGTTTTAGGAGGCAACTGGCTGGACAATTCTTCCATTCATAGTGCTTGACAATATCTTGGCAGAGTAGGATATTGTGAAGGATGCTGCACCTTGCAACTAAAGCTCCCTATGAGCTACAAATGATATCATTCAAAACTAGTTTTAGTCTATTGCATAAGATTTTAGATATACATTTGTAGACAACATGAGAACATGAGATCGCTCTGAAATCCCCAGGATCATTTGGCCCGAGCAGTTTTAGGAATCAGGGTGATTATAGTCACGTTCCAGGCTTTAGGAGTACCCTTGTATCAAAAAATTGATGAATAGCCTCCACAATGTCATTGCCAATAGTCTCTGATGCCGCTTTATAAAAACCGCTATTGTAGCCATCGAGGCCCAGAGCTTTAGTAACAGGTGTACTCCACATAGCATTCTTGATCTCATCGTGAGTGAAATTGAGGTTGAGGAGTTGGGTATGGTGAGCATTCAACGAGGGGCCTTCATTTATAATGTTCATATTTATCCTCTGGCGATTAGTAAGCTTGCCACCCAGGATGCCCTTGGAGTACTGAATGAACAGGTGCTGAATTTTGCATTGAGCAGTGATTTTGTTGCCGTCTATATGGAGAGTTCGGATGTTGTTCGCATTTCTTCTCTATTTGATGCTGTTGTGGAACAGTTTTGTGTTATCATCACTATACTTGAGCCAGTTTAACTTGGCTCTTTCGCTAGTGTACAAAGCAAAGTCGCTTTTGATTTTTCTCAGGTTTCTCGCAGCCATATGCTCTTGATCTACTAATAGAGGATTGAGAGGATCGAAGTGCATCTGATTTCGGATATCAATGAAGTGGCATTCAGCTTGCCTAAGATTATCCTCAATGTGAGTGCTCATGTACTTGCTcttcaaaactttttttaacaattgcattttttttaatatttggtaGCTCGAGAATCTATTCATCTTTACGTGCCATACAGTGTTGACCATTTCCAAGAAATCTTATTTGTTCCCCTAGTGATTATAGAATTTGAATGGTTTTTCTGTATTAATGGGATGTAAGAAGCAAAAAAGCATCGGTGTATGATCAAACTCCCCTTTCGGATGATAAGTGACTTCCACATTTGGGAAGTTATCCTCCCAAAGATGATTTCCCATAGTTCTATAAATCTTGCTCATAACCCGAGATGACCCTGCTTTCTTGTTACTCCAGGTGAGGAACCTGCCGTTGCTTTTAAGGTCATAGAGACCACATGATTCCATACAATGTCTCAGAGGCATGGTTTCATGTAGCCTTGGAGGGCTACCTATTCTTTCGTTGAGATTAGCAATGCAGTGGAAGTCACTTAAGACAATCCAAGGCATGCTGATCTCCTGGTTCATATCTTCAAGGTGGTTAAGAAGATCTTGTCGAACATCTTTATCTGTGGCACTATACACAAAGGTACATTTGAATTTGCTACTAAAGGAAGGGAAGACATCAAGATGGATGTATTGGCTATGGCATCTCTTGATGTCGACCTTCACATCCTCACCTTTCCATGCTACAATAATTCTACCCCCTTTATGCCAATCAAGGTTGCGGGTGAAGCATGCACCATCCCAGACatattttttgataaagaaaaccTAGACCGTTTCTCTTTACCTTCGTTTCAAGAAGACCAAATAGGCTTATGTACTGGTTAGATATGAATCTAGCCAACTCCTCTTGTTTCTTTGCCTTATTTAGTCCTCTTACATTCCAAGCTAAGATGTTATTCATTTGTAGGTTGACTGGGGTTTGTCCTCTCCATTCCCTCCACCTCTTTTTCATTCTCCAATGCCATCATATGTTCATCAGCATTATACTCTATCATTTGCTGCACATTTGCACTCTCTTCTATATTTTGCAACAGTTCAAAACCATTACTGATATTAATTTGTCCTGACTGCGTTTTGTTTTGCCCTGCTATTATATTCTTTTCTTTCCATGATATCCTTTCCATTTTCCCTGCTGTCGGGTGGACCTCTACATGTTTCCTTTCTTGCTCATTAATAGGTGTATCACTTTTGTGTTGTTGGATGTTGTCATTTGTTAAATTAGACTTGTTCTTCTTCACCCACTTCTGTTTTGCTGGTCTGAAGCCATCCTCATCCACATTCAAATTCTTTTGATGTGTAGTTTTTGGTAATCCAGTCCTACACTCTACATTAGTGTGCCCGAACTGGTTACATTTCGAACACCATAATGGCACCCACTCACACTCGACCTGCTGAGCTACCAGTTCCTCATACTCATTTGTGTAAAACAATTCCTTAGGGAATTCCTTGTTTATGTCCATTTCAACTAGTACTCTAGCAAACCACATTCTATCAATGTTCAGGGTAGCTGTATTGATCTTAATCACATTACCAAGATAGCCCACAGGGGGATTAGAACCAAACACAAAGCAAACAATGGCCTTCTCAAAGAATATGACTTCATTAACAATATTATCGTTAGTAATTTTAGCAATAATACAAGATGCAGAAGGAGTACCTGATTGTGTTCCTGTTTATGTGGTGCCCATGGTGGTTTGAGTATCATCTCTGTCTTTGGCAGGCGTCTGCTGTGTGTTAGCAACGGGATTCATGGTCGCTGAAACTATCAATTCCTGTGCATCGTCTGCCCCATATTGGTGTTTGAAGGGTGTCAGCGATTGTTTCTGGACGATATCCGTCCACCGGAGGTAGCTGCTGCTGCCCTCGTCACTTGGCTTGATTTCCCCAAATTAATTAGGGAATTAGGGTTTGAGTCTTCATGAAGATTGTCGATTTCAGTACATTCCATGGTTGCTTGTGTGTTTACCTTGGTGGGCGATACATCTCCCTACACCGCCACCTCTTTTCTCGGCCGTCCACGCCCTCTTGCCATGGCGGGTCCACCCATACGAGTATGGGGAGACCAAGGGGATGGATCGTTGAGAGAGATGTTGTGGTCGTGGAGAGAGaagctaataataataataataataataataataataataataataataataataataataatataataataataataataataataataataataataataataataattattattattattattattattattattattattattattattattaaatgtagtaCGTCGTAATTAATCGTCTTAATGTAGTATTAGTATGTTAATAGTAGTAGtgtatcattagtataatattagttgtattaatatataattaaacgaATTAATGttgaattaatatattattactcgtattattgtattattagttGCATTAGTATACTATTattcgtattagtgtattattataattagcattttattagttgtattagtgtattattagttgtattaatttaatattagtatgtaattagtcGTCTTActgtattattaatatattattagtcgtatcgtattggtgcattattagtatttattagTCGTATAAGTgtagtattagtcgtattagtgtattattagtagtattagtatataattagtcgtattagtatagtaACA of the Amaranthus tricolor cultivar Red isolate AtriRed21 chromosome 6, ASM2621246v1, whole genome shotgun sequence genome contains:
- the LOC130815506 gene encoding uncharacterized protein LOC130815506, which produces MILKPPWAPHKQEHNQAIVCFVFGSNPPVGYLGNVIKINTATLNIDRMWFARVLVEMDINKEFPKELFYTNEYEELVAQQVECEWVPLWCSKCNQFGHTNVECRTGLPKTTHQKNLNVDEDGFRPAKQKWVKKNKSNLTNDNIQQHKSDTPINEQERKHVEVHPTAGKMERISWKEKNIIAGQNKTQSGQINISNGFELLQNIEESANVQQMIEYNADEHMMALENEKEVFFIKKYVWDGACFTRNLDWHKGGRIIVAWKGEDVKVDIKRCHSQYIHLDVFPSFSSKFKCTFVYSATDKDVRQDLLNHLEDMNQEISMPWIVLSDFHCIANLNERIGSPPRLHETMPLRHCMESCGLYDLKSNGRFLTWSNKKAGSSRVMSKIYRTMGNHLWEDNFPNVEVTYHPKGEFDHTPMLFCFLHPINTEKPFKFYNH
- the LOC130815505 gene encoding uncharacterized protein LOC130815505, which gives rise to MWSTPVTKALGLDGYNSGFYKAASETIGNDIVEAIHQFFDTRGALVARCSILHNILLCQDIVKHYEWKNCPASCLLKLDLRKAYDMMDWDFITNMMIALKFPETFISIVYTCISTAQFAIMLNGQPSQ